AACCCGACGACCGCGAGGACCGAGCGGTATCGCGTGAGCAGTTCCGAGCGGGCGAACAGGGTTTTCAACACCAGCCCGACGAGGTGGCCGACAAGCAGCGCCGTCGCGAGCAGTGCGAACAGCGCGCTGACGACGCTCAGGAACGCCGCCGGCGCCCGAAGGCCGACCGACAGCGCCGCACTCACCGCGAGGAGCGGAACCGCGACGACCGAAACCAGACGGGCGAACTCGGCCAGCACGAGCCCGCCGACGACGTCGGAAGCGGGAACGGTCGTCAACAGCCCCGCCTCGTTGTCGATCCGCCCGGTCTTGCCGACGGCCCGTTGGGCGATCAGGACCGTCGAAACGAGCCATACGAGCGCGAGCGACCCGCGAACGACGCCGAGAACGGGAACGGCGTCGATGATCGAGCCGGCGAAGCGATACGCCACGTACGAGCCCCCGATCGTCGGCCCCCCGACGAACAGCAGCGCGAAGAGGGCGACCCCGAGCAGTTGGATCGGGCTCGTGCTGATGGCCCGACGGCTCCGTAGACACTCGATACGGGCGATTCGGGCGCTCGTACGTGGCGTCGGCCAGTTCATCGACTCACCGATACCCCACCAGACGACTGGGATCCGATCCCACGGTCGGCTCCCGGGTCGCGATAGCTTCGATCACCGATCCACCCACGGACACCGCCGATAATCATGCACAGTACATTCCTATCGAAAATAAAAACGTTATCGTTCGGGCGGTCGGATCCAATCGGGTATGGACCGACGCGGTCCACGGTCGCCGGATTATCCCGCATGGTCGGTGTGACCAGGGGTTCATCCATCGTCGCCCAGGGTTATCCCTCCGATCCCGGCCACGTCGTGACGAACAGCGTCTCGCCGGGCAGGGTTCGCCGCGAGACGGGAACTACAGGACCGTCCCCGCCGAGCGTGGTAAAGAGACAGTCGGCGCCGACCCGGCGGGCCAAATCCCGGATCGGACGATGGAGCTCCGGCGGGCAGTTGAGCGCGTAGATCGCCTCCGCGTCGGCGAAGTTCCCCAGGTCGGGGTCGGTGACGTCATCGAGGACGAAGGCGACGCCATCGGGTACCTCACGGGAATAGATGTCGAGCGCCGTAACTCGACACCCGCGGGCGACGAGCGCGCGAGCCACGTCGGTCCGACGGCCGATACCGACCTCGACGAGCGAATCGTATCCCGCGAGTTCGTCGGCAAGCGCCTCGCAGGTGTCGAGTTTCATGGCCGTGATATTTATGATTCGGTACGTCATACCCCTTTTCATGCATGTCGACATCGTGCCGATCGGGGAGCTCTCGGGGGCGGTCAAACGGGAAGCCTCCGCGGGGCTGCGAGCGGTGTATGACTGTGACGTGACCGTCCACGACGAACAGTCCGTTCCCGCCGGCGCGTACGACGCGAAGCGAAACCAACACCGCGCCGAGGAGTTCATCGAACTCGCCGGCCGGGTCGGAAGCGGCGAGAAGAACATCGCCATCACCGCCAAGGACCTCTTTTACCGGCGGCGAAACTACGTCTTCGGGCTGGCCTATCTCGACGGTAACGGCAGCGTGATCTCGACCTACCGCCTGCAGACCTCGAGCGACGGCGGCTTTTCCGAGAAGAGCGCAAGCGAGATCTTCGGCGACAGAGTGCGCAAGGAGGTCGTCCACGAGATCGGCCACACGATGGGGCTCGAACACTGCGACAACAACCGCTGTGTGATGAACTTCTCGCCGACGGTTCGGGAGGTCGACATCAAAGAGCAGAACCTCTGTGGGACCTGCCAGCGCTCGGTTCTCTAACGCACCGTCCAGCCCCCGTCGACGCCGAGACACGCCCCCGTAACGTAGCTCGCGGCCTCGCTCGCGAGGAAGACGACCGGCGCGGCGATCTCTTCGGGTTCGGCGAACCGCTCTAATGGCGTGCGCGAGAGCAGCGACTCGCGGAGTCCCTCGTTTTCCATCGCCTCTTTGGTCAACTCGGTCGCCACGTAACCGGGCGCGACGGCGTTGACCCTCGTCTCCGGGGCCCAATCGAGCGCCATGCTCTTGGTGAGGCCAACTAGCCCGTGTTTCGAGGCGACGTAGGGGTGCTGGCGGGGCAGTCCCACGAGCCCGCCGACGCTGGCGACGTTGACGACCGACTCCACCGAGCCCTCGCCGGCGACTGTCGCACACAGGAAGGCACCGCGAAGGTTCACGTCGAGGGTGCGGTCGTACCCGTCCATCTCGATCGTCTCGGGTTTGCCGAGGGCGTCCTCGGGGTTGATCCCGGCGTTGTTCACGAGCACGTCGGGGGGTCCGATCTCCTCGCCGACCCGCTCAAACAGCGTCCGGACATCGTCCTCGTCGGTGACGTCGGTGGGGTGGAGCAGGGAGTCACCGCCACGCTGTTCGATCTCGCCGACAACGGTTTCGAGCGAGTCTGCCGACCGGGCAGCAGGCACCACGTCCGCACCGGCCTCCGCGAGCGCGAGTGCGATCGCCCGGCCGATCCCGCGGCTCGCACCCGTGACGACCGCCGTGTTCCCCGTACAGTCGAACGCGTCGAGAACGGACATACCGGGCGTGTGGCGGGCGGGGGCTTAAGCGCTCGGTCGGGTCAGCGAACGACGGTAACGGGAACCGGCGACCGCCGGACGACGAGTTCGGCGACGTTCCCGATCAAAAGCCGCGAGGAGAGGTCCCGACCGTGGCCCCCGATGACGACGACGTCGAACCCCTCTGCCCGCTCGACGATGGCCCGCGATGGATTGCCGACCGCGACGGCGGTTTCGACCGGGGTGGTGTGGTCGGCGGCCACCTCGCGGGCGCGATCGAAGACGGACTGGGCATGATTTCTCGCCGCCTGCGAGACGTCCTCGGAAAGCGAGATTCCCGCTGCCTCGCCCATGAACCAGCTCGGCACGCCGACAACCGTCAGAACCGTTATTTCGGCGTCCGGATAGGCCTCGACGGCGAATTCGAGCGCTTTTACGGATAGCTCAGAGCCGTCCATCGGGACGAGGATGCGGGCGGTCATACCGGATCTACGCGCCGCGAGTCGATAACCGTGGCCGATCCCGAGGACCGCGAGGCGCTCAGCGCGAGAGGGCGAACCCGGCCGTCATGAGCGAGGTCGTGATCCCGAACAGACCGAGGAGCGCCAACTGAATAAGGGTCCGAGGGCTCCCTTCGATGAACGGGATCGCGGCGAGCGCGCCGAGGCCGATGACTGCGAACACGACCGCGAGGATCGGGTCGTACGTTTCGTCGTAGCGTTCGTCGAGGGCCACGGAGAGTCGGACCCACCGGTTTCCCTCGGGGGAGTCGTCGACCTCCGTGAGCCGGCGTTCGATCCCCTCGTCTGTGCGAACCGCATGGAACAGCCGCCGGTAGCCGACCAGCATGGCGCCGAACATCGCGCCGAGGAACGACCCGGCGAGGAGGTTCTGGCGCCCACCGAGCGCGAGGACCGCGAGCCCGACAGTGAGCGTCGGGGCGAGAAAGAGCGCGAGATACTCTCGGAGGTCGACGAATGGCGCTCGCGTCTCTCCGCTGTCCGCCGATTGCACTGTCGTTCGTGATCTACTCGCCCGTTTTATATGAAATTTATGTAGAGAATCCGCGATCAGCTACGGCGCGTAGTAGTACTCGCCCTGTTTTTTCTGCTGGCGGTCGAGCTGGCTGTCGGGCTTGTTGATGCGCGGGCGACCCGTACGCTCGTCCCGGCGGAAGGTCACATCGAGGTTCGCGAGGAACTCGTTCATCCCCTCGCGCATCCCCTGTGGCTGGCTCGCGTGGCCGTGGTGGGCGGGTTCGCCGTCGAAGACCAGCAGGCGGTCCGCGAGCAGGTCCATCATGTAGATGTCGTGGTCGATCACCATGACGGTCGCGTCCTGCGTCTCGGCGTACCGGCGGATCGCGCGGGTCGCGAGCACCCGCTGTTCGACGTCGAGATGTGCGGAAGGCTCGTCGAGCAGGAACAGGTCGGCGTCCTTTGAGAGACACGCCGCGATGGCGACGCGCTGGCGCTCCCCGCCCGAGAGGTCGACGAGGTTCTGCTCCATGATCCGCGAGAGCTGGAGGGGTTTTGCGATCTCGGTGTTCCAATGGGAGGAGCCGAAGTCGTCGGTGATCGACGAGAGGAAGACGTCGACGCGCATCGGCTGGTCGATCTCGATGTACTGGGGCTTGTACGCGACCTCCAGATCGGTCTCGAACTCGCCCTCGTCGGGCGCGAGCTTTCCGGCGACGAGCTTCGCGAAGGTGGATTTCCCG
The DNA window shown above is from Halalkalicoccus jeotgali B3 and carries:
- a CDS encoding UPF0146 family protein yields the protein MKLDTCEALADELAGYDSLVEVGIGRRTDVARALVARGCRVTALDIYSREVPDGVAFVLDDVTDPDLGNFADAEAIYALNCPPELHRPIRDLARRVGADCLFTTLGGDGPVVPVSRRTLPGETLFVTTWPGSEG
- a CDS encoding archaemetzincin family Zn-dependent metalloprotease, whose amino-acid sequence is MHVDIVPIGELSGAVKREASAGLRAVYDCDVTVHDEQSVPAGAYDAKRNQHRAEEFIELAGRVGSGEKNIAITAKDLFYRRRNYVFGLAYLDGNGSVISTYRLQTSSDGGFSEKSASEIFGDRVRKEVVHEIGHTMGLEHCDNNRCVMNFSPTVREVDIKEQNLCGTCQRSVL
- a CDS encoding SDR family NAD(P)-dependent oxidoreductase; the protein is MSVLDAFDCTGNTAVVTGASRGIGRAIALALAEAGADVVPAARSADSLETVVGEIEQRGGDSLLHPTDVTDEDDVRTLFERVGEEIGPPDVLVNNAGINPEDALGKPETIEMDGYDRTLDVNLRGAFLCATVAGEGSVESVVNVASVGGLVGLPRQHPYVASKHGLVGLTKSMALDWAPETRVNAVAPGYVATELTKEAMENEGLRESLLSRTPLERFAEPEEIAAPVVFLASEAASYVTGACLGVDGGWTVR
- a CDS encoding universal stress protein; amino-acid sequence: MTARILVPMDGSELSVKALEFAVEAYPDAEITVLTVVGVPSWFMGEAAGISLSEDVSQAARNHAQSVFDRAREVAADHTTPVETAVAVGNPSRAIVERAEGFDVVVIGGHGRDLSSRLLIGNVAELVVRRSPVPVTVVR